The Patescibacteria group bacterium DNA window AAATGATTATTGGCACTGATGATAGTGAACTTTATTTAGACACTTTCAATCAAATCCTTTCTACATTTAAATTTTTGAAATGATTAAATAACGAGAATTTAATTAAGGTCATGAATTGCCAAATGGTGGGAAAAAAGTTTATAATATAGATTAATATGTTCTTAAACCCAGAACAAATAATAAAGAGATTAGATATTAATCCGGGAATAATTGCTGTTGATTTTGGCTGCGGTACCGGGCACTGGAGTGTTGCTCTTGCAAAGCAAGTCGGGGATATTGGTAAGGTTTATGCTTTAGATATACAGAAGGAGATGCTCGAGGCGACTAAGTCTAGAGCCGAGGCTTTAGGTCTTCTGAATGTAGAAGTGGTTCGCGGCGACCTTGATGAGGAGAACGGCTCAAATCTTTCTTCAGGGATAGCTGATTTTGTATTACTTTCCAATATATTATTTCAAGCTGATAAGAGGGAGGTGATGGTGAAGGAAGCTTCTAGGGTACTGAAGAGCGGTGGGGAAGTCGCTATTATTGAATGGGATCAAAGCGATGTCCCGCTTGGACCGCCGAAGCAATTGAAGCTTAAACCGGAAGATGCGAGAAGAATGTTTTTAGAGGCCGGTTTCGTATTTAAAGATGACTTTCCTGCAGGAGAACATCATTATGGGCTACTTTTTAAAAAAATGTAATTTGCTAAAATCAAAAATCTTAATTTCTGTAGGATTCCCCTCTATTACCACCATTAAAGAAATTAAATTTTTGAGTTTAGCTTTAAAAAGATGAGTAAATTTAATATCATATTAATAACAGTCTTTGTAATCGCGGCTGTTTTAGCTGTGTTGCTGTTTTCTGGCCTTATTCCTGGTTTTGGACTAGGTGGTGGCGCACAAAAGGCAGATATTGTATTTTGGGGCACTATTGATAAAAAAGCGATGCAACCCATAATAGCTGTTTTAAATGAGCAGAATAAAAATATTTTTTCAATACAATATATAGAGAAGCCCGCTTCTTCTTTTGAAAACGACCTTATAAACGCGCTTGCAAGCTCTAGTGGTCCTGACTTATGGCTTCTCCCTCAAGACCTAATTTTAAAGCATGAAGATAAAATTTTCATAACCCCTTATAGTTCTACACTGACAGAGCGAGATTTTAAAGACGCTTTTGTTTCTGAGGCGGAACTTTTTATTAATTCTACCGGTATAATAGGTTTCCCTTTTACAATAGATCCAATCGTGATGTATTGGAATAAAGATCTGTATCAAGGAGCCGGTATTTCTATACCGCCCGAATTCT harbors:
- a CDS encoding class I SAM-dependent methyltransferase, with the protein product MFLNPEQIIKRLDINPGIIAVDFGCGTGHWSVALAKQVGDIGKVYALDIQKEMLEATKSRAEALGLLNVEVVRGDLDEENGSNLSSGIADFVLLSNILFQADKREVMVKEASRVLKSGGEVAIIEWDQSDVPLGPPKQLKLKPEDARRMFLEAGFVFKDDFPAGEHHYGLLFKKM